From Sparus aurata chromosome 9, fSpaAur1.1, whole genome shotgun sequence, a single genomic window includes:
- the lmo7a gene encoding LIM domain only protein 7 isoform X4 has protein sequence MEWREQSAVSCDEAYSEAQRWIEAVTKKKFGSNDFRSALENGVLLCDLINKIKPGTIRRVNRLPTPIAGLDNLNVFLKACGKLGLKEAQLFHPGDLQDLSTRVTVKHQETNRRLKNVLITVYWLGRRAQCDRYYDGPYLNFKAFEGLLGTALYKALQETSSQKGSNVRDSGFDDSWYSEREELHHLRGGGGVGGGGGHKRDDSLDSLDSLGSRPHSISSDTTLKGGSEGCCSDTEADSGFRMANTKDNVSYRRSVSITPKASAQYNQFLPSKDKPSGYVPAPLRKKRAERNEDSRRSWANPSNSEDEGTLTRSKSTSDIQADSSVLRQVRYEELKKYREQIKETEDKWQDDLSKWKNRRRSVNSEIVKKKEEREKIEQITYSGNKRSKTFKEMQEERENKGSNSIGSRLKSLSYLDDDEDVFEKADISPRTRTLPARSYTIDTPYTSSESPEPFLKEDQPPAASSATGRAASPPTSRGSNILDSPAGSDATTIITPTSYSSFHRSQSPEAAPLPRRPVSEDTNKVKTTTVVSSSSSLQEVPKLRRPLLGKQAEVEAEVKAPSSGSLYKQQPQLSSMEPKPPAVSRVSASLPRSYQRSDSARLTSVVTPRPFGTQPSRLSSLPRVLPQMDDSHKRVNGDVDVSKKPSVPTRYQQFMTSEDEAQSSSAHSSEDEEEEDKDVTTAKSITSTQSVSPVPPQVKSEPPVSPAPAKETSQENYCEMRISLNQKPNSSRDFGFQANWDSTGARVTSVQPGSQAEMCQLQAGDEVLTVNRQQVAEMSYTDWKSCMEEALQEGSLVMDVRRHGKNNWDRDQPSLPFKSHKTINLTSTDHPILLGSPDTNTVSSSLDFTSRHSRETLPSKEASAHPVVDVASNGVNGGFPDELVTRRNKESEPMSLKNLKRRSEFFETGGSRSSVSALVYLCGGSESAMPNIPVPAITPSSSRWSWDPEEERRRQEKWQKEQERLLQEKYKRDQEKLQEEWLKAQEEITTSDDQQEPGSLEVNSHSFSPHSPLSPVNQPASPPWEEEERKRKEELERQRQAEERRRREEEERELQRLQEERQRRERREEEERKRREEEEEERKRRVEEELRQQRRREEEREEERRRQEAFEQQRRERERSFEQQPWAGGSYGFDNGQPPLSYEDRMKSKSSPQLDEEEKPQWKAGVHVQPGGMAHWLLEEQLRSARDREAQRQRAASELEMERRNILNAMRYREPERATGSGVAERKGQPPATQAEAERQQILNEMKKKTPLLTDSSWIRQRAACTAKEPEVPPMRRGESLDNLDAYNPWRSSWTPRSNTNIPNYNRPHSALSGSTSFYGGGAGAQRPASSTLPTSQSMGSLRGGAGTPSSPWSRQSPSPSPSSPSPTSSPEPRPEAGPPQQRSRSVSGKKICTFCDSPLGKGAAMIIESLGLCYHLSCFKCIDCLSDLGGSETGAEVRIRNKQLYCNSCYMRFKAGQPTAM, from the exons ACGTCTTCCTCAAGGCCTGCGGGAAGCTTGGACTAAAGGAAGCGCAGCTCTTTCACCCCGGAGATCTGCAGGACTTATCTACAAGAGTTACAGTCAA GCATCAAGAGACCAACAGGAGGCTGAaaaat GTGTTGATCACAGTCTACTGGCTGGGTAGAAGAGCTCAGTGTGACCGTTACTATGACGGACCTTACCTGAATTTTAAGGCATTCGAGGGATTATTGGGCACAGCACTATACAAG GCTCTGCAGGAAACGTCGAGTCAGAAAGGCAGCAACGTCAGGGACAGCGGTTTTGACGATAGCTGGTACTCAGAGCGAGAGGAACTCCACcatctgagaggaggaggaggagtaggaggaggaggcggacaCAAGAGAGACGACTCCCTTGACAGTTTGGACTCTTTGGGCTCTCGACCCCACAGCATCTCATCTGACACCACTCTTAAAGGCGGCAGCGAGG GTTGTTGCAGCGACACTGAGGCAGACTCTGGCTTCAGGATGGCCAACACCAAGGACAATGTCAGTTACCGCCGGTCGGTATCCATCACACCCAAGGCCAGTGCCCAGTATAACCAGTTCCTGCCCTCTAAAGACAAACCATCAGGCTATGTACCCGCTCCACTGAGGAAGAAGCGGGCCGAACGCAATGAGGACAGCCGGCGGAGCTGGGCCAACCCCTCAAACTCAGAGGATGAAGGCACACTCACAAG GAGTAAATCAACAAGCGACATCCAGGCCGACTCCAGCGTCCTCCGGCAGGTTCGCTACGAAGAGCTGAAGAAGTATCGTGAGCAGATAAAGGAGACCGAGGATAAGTGGCAGGAT GACCTGAGCAAATGGAAGAACCGGCGCAGGAGCGTCAACTCTGAGATagtgaagaagaaagaggagagggagaagataGAGCAGATCACATACAGCGGCAACAAAAGGTCCAAGACCTTCAAGGAGATGCAAGAGGAGAg agaaaataaagggAGCAACAGCATTGGCAGTCGCCTCAAATCTCTCTCTTACCTGGACGACGACGAGGACGTGTTTGAGAAAGCTGACATTTCCCCACGTACCCGAACCCTTCCTGCCAGGAGCTACACTATTGACACTCCTTACACTTCCTCTGAATCCCCTGAGCCTTTTCTTAAAGAAGACCAACCCCCTGCTGCTTCATCAGCTACAGGCAGGGCCGCGTCCCCTCCCACGTCACGGGGAAGCAACATTTTGGACAGTCCTGCAGGCAGCGACGCCACGACCATCATCACTCCCACCAGCTACAGCTCTTTCCACAGATCCCAATCTCCAGAAGCTGCACCTTTACCGAGGAGGCCAGTCTCAGAAGACACTAACAAAGTCAAGACCACGACCGTTGTCTCCTCCTCTAGCTCTCTACAAGAGGTGCCCAAGCTGAGGCGCCCATTGTTGGGCAAACAGGCTGAAGTGGAGGCTGAGGTGAAGGCCCCTTCCTCTGGTTCTCTgtacaaacaacaaccacagctcaGCTCAATGGAACCCAAGCCTCCCGCGGTGTCTCGGGTTTCCGCCTCCCTCCCCAGGAGCTACCAGAGATCGGATAGCGCACGTCTAACCTCAGTTGTCACGCCGAGGCCCTTCGGGACCCAGCCGTCCCGCCTCAGCTCCCTTCCCCGAGTTTTGCCA CAGATGGACGACTCTCACAAGCGTGTCAACGGTGACGTGGATGTCTCTAAGAAGCCTTCCGTGCCGACCCGCTACCAACAGTTCATGACCTCTGAGGACGAGGCTCAGTCCAGCTCGGCCCACAGCagcgaagacgaggaggaggaggataaagACGTGACCACAGCGAAGAGCATCACCTCTACTCAGAGTGTCTCACCTGTCCCTCCTCAGGTCAAGAGTGAACCCCCAGTCAGTCCTGCTCCAGCCAAAGAAACCAGCCAG GAGAACTACTGTGAGATGCGGATCAGCCTGAACCAGAAGcccaacagcagcagagacttTGGGTTCCAGGCAAACTGGGACTCAACAGGAGCTCGCGTCACATCCGTACAGCCAG GCAGCCAGGCCGAGATGTGCCAGCTCCAGGCTGGAGACGAGGTGCTGACGGTGAACAGGCAGCAGGTGGCAGAAATGAGCTACACAGACTGGAAGTCCTGCATGGAGGAGGCTCTGCAGGAGGGCAGCCTGGTCATGGATGTACGCCGTCATGGCAAGAACA ACTGGGACAGAGACCAACCTTCCCTGCCATTTAAAAGCCATAAGACCATCAATCTGACCAGTACGGATCATCCGATACTTCTAGGTTCCCCTGACACAAACACTGTCAGCTCCAGCCTGGATTTCACCTCACGCCATTCCAGGGAAACGCTGCCATCGAAAGAGGCCTCCGCACATCCAGTTGTC GACGTGGCTTCAAATGGAGTTAATGGAGGTTTCCCTGATGAGCTGGTGACCAGGAGGAACAAAG AGTCAGAACCCATGTCTTTGAAAAACTTAAAACGGAGGTCAGAGTTTTTTgaaacag GTGGCTCAAGGTCCAGTGTCAGTGCGCTGGTCTACCTCTGTG gAGGATCAGAGTCTGCAATGCCAAAT ATACCTGTTCCTGCAATCACTCCATCATCCAGCCGCTGGTCTTGGGATCCAGAAGAGGAGCGCAGAAGACAAGAGAAATGGCAGAAGGAACAGGAGCGCCTCCTACAG GAGAAATATAAGCGTGACCAGGAGAAACTGCAGGAGGAGTGGCTGAAGGCTCAGGAGGAGATCACCACGAGCGACGACCAGCAAGAG CCCGGGAGCCTGGAGGTGAACAGCCACAGCTTCAGCCCACACTCACCCCTCTCTCCAGTCAACCAGCCCGCCTCTCCTCCgtgggaagaggaagagagaaagaggaaggaggagctGGAGCGCCAAAGgcaggcggaggagaggaggaggagggaggaggaggagcgggagcTGCAGCGTCTccaggaggagaggcagaggagagagaggcgggaggaggaggagaggaagaggagggaggaggaggaggaggagaggaagaggagggtggaggaagagctaagacagcagaggaggagagaggaggagagggaggaagaaaggaggCGGCAGGAGGCCTTCGAGCAGCAGCGCAGAGAGCGGGAGAGAAGCTTCGAGCAGCAGCCGTG GGCTGGTGGCTCCTATGGCTTTGACAATGGCCAGCCTCCTCTGTCCTATGAAGATAG GATGAAATCAAAATCATCTCCCCAGCTTGATGAAGAGGAAAAGCCTCAGTGGAAAG CAGGTGTGCATGTGCAGCCGGGGGGCATGGCTCACTGGCTGCTGGAAGAGCAGCTGAGGAGTGCGCGTGACAGAGAGGCCCAGAGACAGAGGGCTGCATCtgagctggagatggagaggagaaacaTCCTCAATGCCATGAGATacagagagccagagagag CGACGGGCAGTGGAGTGGCTGAGAGGAAGGGTCAGCCGCCCGCGACGCAGGCAGAGGCAGAGCGGCAGCAGATCCTGAacgagatgaagaagaagactccGCTGCTGACGGACAGTAGCTGGATCCGCCAGCGCGCCGCCTGCACCGCCAAGGAGCCCGAGGTGCCTCCCATGCGCAG AGGGGAGTCTCTTGACAACTTGGACGCCTACAACCCCTGGCGCTCATCATGGACGCCCAGAAGTAACACTAATATCCCAAACTACAACCGGCCTCACTCTGCCCTCTCCGGCAGCACTTCCTTTTACGGTGGCGGCGCTGGGGCCCAGCGGCCCGCTTCCTCCACTCTGCCAACCTCCCAGTCCATGGGCTCCCTCCGAGGCGGGGCAGGAACCCCCTCGTCCCCTTGGTCCCGGCAGTCACCTTCCCCCTCACCGTCTTCTCCATCACCCACCTCCTCTCCAGAGCCCAGGCCTGAGGCAGGCCCCCCTCAGCAGCGCAGCAG GTCAGTGAGTGGCAAGAAAATCTGTACGTTCTGTGACAGCCCGCTGGGAAAAGGAGCAGCCATGATCATCGAGTCCCTCGGGCTCTGTTATCATTTGAGCTGTTTTAAG TGTAtcgactgtctgtctgacctcgGAGGATCGGAAACAGGGGCGGAAGTCAGAATACGAAACAAACAGCTGTACTGTAACTCCTGCTACATGCGATTTAAAG CCGGCCAGCCAACCGCTATGTGA
- the lmo7a gene encoding LIM domain only protein 7 isoform X3, producing the protein MEWREQSAVSCDEAYSEAQRWIEAVTKKKFGSNDFRSALENGVLLCDLINKIKPGTIRRVNRLPTPIAGLDNLNVFLKACGKLGLKEAQLFHPGDLQDLSTRVTVKHQETNRRLKNVLITVYWLGRRAQCDRYYDGPYLNFKAFEGLLGTALYKALQETSSQKGSNVRDSGFDDSWYSEREELHHLRGGGGVGGGGGHKRDDSLDSLDSLGSRPHSISSDTTLKGGSEGCCSDTEADSGFRMANTKDNVSYRRSVSITPKASAQYNQFLPSKDKPSGYVPAPLRKKRAERNEDSRRSWANPSNSEDEGTLTRQQQTQESTDGSKSTSDIQADSSVLRQVRYEELKKYREQIKETEDKWQDDLSKWKNRRRSVNSEIVKKKEEREKIEQITYSGNKRSKTFKEMQEERENKGSNSIGSRLKSLSYLDDDEDVFEKADISPRTRTLPARSYTIDTPYTSSESPEPFLKEDQPPAASSATGRAASPPTSRGSNILDSPAGSDATTIITPTSYSSFHRSQSPEAAPLPRRPVSEDTNKVKTTTVVSSSSSLQEVPKLRRPLLGKQAEVEAEVKAPSSGSLYKQQPQLSSMEPKPPAVSRVSASLPRSYQRSDSARLTSVVTPRPFGTQPSRLSSLPRVLPQMDDSHKRVNGDVDVSKKPSVPTRYQQFMTSEDEAQSSSAHSSEDEEEEDKDVTTAKSITSTQSVSPVPPQVKSEPPVSPAPAKETSQENYCEMRISLNQKPNSSRDFGFQANWDSTGARVTSVQPGSQAEMCQLQAGDEVLTVNRQQVAEMSYTDWKSCMEEALQEGSLVMDVRRHGKNNWDRDQPSLPFKSHKTINLTSTDHPILLGSPDTNTVSSSLDFTSRHSRETLPSKEASAHPVVDVASNGVNGGFPDELVTRRNKESEPMSLKNLKRRSEFFETGGSRSSVSALVYLCGGSESAMPNIPVPAITPSSSRWSWDPEEERRRQEKWQKEQERLLQEKYKRDQEKLQEEWLKAQEEITTSDDQQEPGSLEVNSHSFSPHSPLSPVNQPASPPWEEEERKRKEELERQRQAEERRRREEEERELQRLQEERQRRERREEEERKRREEEEEERKRRVEEELRQQRRREEEREEERRRQEAFEQQRRERERSFEQQPWAGGSYGFDNGQPPLSYEDRMKSKSSPQLDEEEKPQWKGVHVQPGGMAHWLLEEQLRSARDREAQRQRAASELEMERRNILNAMRYREPERATGSGVAERKGQPPATQAEAERQQILNEMKKKTPLLTDSSWIRQRAACTAKEPEVPPMRRGESLDNLDAYNPWRSSWTPRSNTNIPNYNRPHSALSGSTSFYGGGAGAQRPASSTLPTSQSMGSLRGGAGTPSSPWSRQSPSPSPSSPSPTSSPEPRPEAGPPQQRSRSVSGKKICTFCDSPLGKGAAMIIESLGLCYHLSCFKCIDCLSDLGGSETGAEVRIRNKQLYCNSCYMRFKAGQPTAM; encoded by the exons ACGTCTTCCTCAAGGCCTGCGGGAAGCTTGGACTAAAGGAAGCGCAGCTCTTTCACCCCGGAGATCTGCAGGACTTATCTACAAGAGTTACAGTCAA GCATCAAGAGACCAACAGGAGGCTGAaaaat GTGTTGATCACAGTCTACTGGCTGGGTAGAAGAGCTCAGTGTGACCGTTACTATGACGGACCTTACCTGAATTTTAAGGCATTCGAGGGATTATTGGGCACAGCACTATACAAG GCTCTGCAGGAAACGTCGAGTCAGAAAGGCAGCAACGTCAGGGACAGCGGTTTTGACGATAGCTGGTACTCAGAGCGAGAGGAACTCCACcatctgagaggaggaggaggagtaggaggaggaggcggacaCAAGAGAGACGACTCCCTTGACAGTTTGGACTCTTTGGGCTCTCGACCCCACAGCATCTCATCTGACACCACTCTTAAAGGCGGCAGCGAGG GTTGTTGCAGCGACACTGAGGCAGACTCTGGCTTCAGGATGGCCAACACCAAGGACAATGTCAGTTACCGCCGGTCGGTATCCATCACACCCAAGGCCAGTGCCCAGTATAACCAGTTCCTGCCCTCTAAAGACAAACCATCAGGCTATGTACCCGCTCCACTGAGGAAGAAGCGGGCCGAACGCAATGAGGACAGCCGGCGGAGCTGGGCCAACCCCTCAAACTCAGAGGATGAAGGCACACTCACAAG ACAGCAACAAACGCAGGAGAGTACGGACGG GAGTAAATCAACAAGCGACATCCAGGCCGACTCCAGCGTCCTCCGGCAGGTTCGCTACGAAGAGCTGAAGAAGTATCGTGAGCAGATAAAGGAGACCGAGGATAAGTGGCAGGAT GACCTGAGCAAATGGAAGAACCGGCGCAGGAGCGTCAACTCTGAGATagtgaagaagaaagaggagagggagaagataGAGCAGATCACATACAGCGGCAACAAAAGGTCCAAGACCTTCAAGGAGATGCAAGAGGAGAg agaaaataaagggAGCAACAGCATTGGCAGTCGCCTCAAATCTCTCTCTTACCTGGACGACGACGAGGACGTGTTTGAGAAAGCTGACATTTCCCCACGTACCCGAACCCTTCCTGCCAGGAGCTACACTATTGACACTCCTTACACTTCCTCTGAATCCCCTGAGCCTTTTCTTAAAGAAGACCAACCCCCTGCTGCTTCATCAGCTACAGGCAGGGCCGCGTCCCCTCCCACGTCACGGGGAAGCAACATTTTGGACAGTCCTGCAGGCAGCGACGCCACGACCATCATCACTCCCACCAGCTACAGCTCTTTCCACAGATCCCAATCTCCAGAAGCTGCACCTTTACCGAGGAGGCCAGTCTCAGAAGACACTAACAAAGTCAAGACCACGACCGTTGTCTCCTCCTCTAGCTCTCTACAAGAGGTGCCCAAGCTGAGGCGCCCATTGTTGGGCAAACAGGCTGAAGTGGAGGCTGAGGTGAAGGCCCCTTCCTCTGGTTCTCTgtacaaacaacaaccacagctcaGCTCAATGGAACCCAAGCCTCCCGCGGTGTCTCGGGTTTCCGCCTCCCTCCCCAGGAGCTACCAGAGATCGGATAGCGCACGTCTAACCTCAGTTGTCACGCCGAGGCCCTTCGGGACCCAGCCGTCCCGCCTCAGCTCCCTTCCCCGAGTTTTGCCA CAGATGGACGACTCTCACAAGCGTGTCAACGGTGACGTGGATGTCTCTAAGAAGCCTTCCGTGCCGACCCGCTACCAACAGTTCATGACCTCTGAGGACGAGGCTCAGTCCAGCTCGGCCCACAGCagcgaagacgaggaggaggaggataaagACGTGACCACAGCGAAGAGCATCACCTCTACTCAGAGTGTCTCACCTGTCCCTCCTCAGGTCAAGAGTGAACCCCCAGTCAGTCCTGCTCCAGCCAAAGAAACCAGCCAG GAGAACTACTGTGAGATGCGGATCAGCCTGAACCAGAAGcccaacagcagcagagacttTGGGTTCCAGGCAAACTGGGACTCAACAGGAGCTCGCGTCACATCCGTACAGCCAG GCAGCCAGGCCGAGATGTGCCAGCTCCAGGCTGGAGACGAGGTGCTGACGGTGAACAGGCAGCAGGTGGCAGAAATGAGCTACACAGACTGGAAGTCCTGCATGGAGGAGGCTCTGCAGGAGGGCAGCCTGGTCATGGATGTACGCCGTCATGGCAAGAACA ACTGGGACAGAGACCAACCTTCCCTGCCATTTAAAAGCCATAAGACCATCAATCTGACCAGTACGGATCATCCGATACTTCTAGGTTCCCCTGACACAAACACTGTCAGCTCCAGCCTGGATTTCACCTCACGCCATTCCAGGGAAACGCTGCCATCGAAAGAGGCCTCCGCACATCCAGTTGTC GACGTGGCTTCAAATGGAGTTAATGGAGGTTTCCCTGATGAGCTGGTGACCAGGAGGAACAAAG AGTCAGAACCCATGTCTTTGAAAAACTTAAAACGGAGGTCAGAGTTTTTTgaaacag GTGGCTCAAGGTCCAGTGTCAGTGCGCTGGTCTACCTCTGTG gAGGATCAGAGTCTGCAATGCCAAAT ATACCTGTTCCTGCAATCACTCCATCATCCAGCCGCTGGTCTTGGGATCCAGAAGAGGAGCGCAGAAGACAAGAGAAATGGCAGAAGGAACAGGAGCGCCTCCTACAG GAGAAATATAAGCGTGACCAGGAGAAACTGCAGGAGGAGTGGCTGAAGGCTCAGGAGGAGATCACCACGAGCGACGACCAGCAAGAG CCCGGGAGCCTGGAGGTGAACAGCCACAGCTTCAGCCCACACTCACCCCTCTCTCCAGTCAACCAGCCCGCCTCTCCTCCgtgggaagaggaagagagaaagaggaaggaggagctGGAGCGCCAAAGgcaggcggaggagaggaggaggagggaggaggaggagcgggagcTGCAGCGTCTccaggaggagaggcagaggagagagaggcgggaggaggaggagaggaagaggagggaggaggaggaggaggagaggaagaggagggtggaggaagagctaagacagcagaggaggagagaggaggagagggaggaagaaaggaggCGGCAGGAGGCCTTCGAGCAGCAGCGCAGAGAGCGGGAGAGAAGCTTCGAGCAGCAGCCGTG GGCTGGTGGCTCCTATGGCTTTGACAATGGCCAGCCTCCTCTGTCCTATGAAGATAG GATGAAATCAAAATCATCTCCCCAGCTTGATGAAGAGGAAAAGCCTCAGTGGAAAG GTGTGCATGTGCAGCCGGGGGGCATGGCTCACTGGCTGCTGGAAGAGCAGCTGAGGAGTGCGCGTGACAGAGAGGCCCAGAGACAGAGGGCTGCATCtgagctggagatggagaggagaaacaTCCTCAATGCCATGAGATacagagagccagagagag CGACGGGCAGTGGAGTGGCTGAGAGGAAGGGTCAGCCGCCCGCGACGCAGGCAGAGGCAGAGCGGCAGCAGATCCTGAacgagatgaagaagaagactccGCTGCTGACGGACAGTAGCTGGATCCGCCAGCGCGCCGCCTGCACCGCCAAGGAGCCCGAGGTGCCTCCCATGCGCAG AGGGGAGTCTCTTGACAACTTGGACGCCTACAACCCCTGGCGCTCATCATGGACGCCCAGAAGTAACACTAATATCCCAAACTACAACCGGCCTCACTCTGCCCTCTCCGGCAGCACTTCCTTTTACGGTGGCGGCGCTGGGGCCCAGCGGCCCGCTTCCTCCACTCTGCCAACCTCCCAGTCCATGGGCTCCCTCCGAGGCGGGGCAGGAACCCCCTCGTCCCCTTGGTCCCGGCAGTCACCTTCCCCCTCACCGTCTTCTCCATCACCCACCTCCTCTCCAGAGCCCAGGCCTGAGGCAGGCCCCCCTCAGCAGCGCAGCAG GTCAGTGAGTGGCAAGAAAATCTGTACGTTCTGTGACAGCCCGCTGGGAAAAGGAGCAGCCATGATCATCGAGTCCCTCGGGCTCTGTTATCATTTGAGCTGTTTTAAG TGTAtcgactgtctgtctgacctcgGAGGATCGGAAACAGGGGCGGAAGTCAGAATACGAAACAAACAGCTGTACTGTAACTCCTGCTACATGCGATTTAAAG CCGGCCAGCCAACCGCTATGTGA